A window of Pedobacter lusitanus contains these coding sequences:
- the nuoL gene encoding NADH-quinone oxidoreductase subunit L: protein MINLVWLVPLIPLLGFIINGLGRNTLSKNLIGFIGSSVIFISFVISIGIFLALGNDAVKSHEIFLFDWISAGTLKIPVSFLVDPLSSIMLLIITGIGFLIHVYSIGYMHDDEGFGKFFSYLNLFIFFMLLLVLGSNYIVMFIGWEGVGLCSYLLIGFWFTNSSYATAAKKAFVMNRIGDLGFLIAVFLIFTTFGSVEFSKVFPQAGNMLSGNSTIALIALLLFVGACGKSAQIPLFTWLPDAMAGPTPVSALIHAATMVTAGIYMIARSNVLFDLAPVVQHLIAIIGLATAVMGALVALTQTDIKKVLAYSTVSQLGYMFLGLGVGAYNGSFFHVITHAFFKALLFLCAGSVIHAMHHEQDMRHMGGLRKKLPVTFLTMLIGTIAIAGLPPFSGFFSKDEILSHVYEYNKVMWAIGVFTAFLTAFYMFRMLFLTFFGKYRGTHHAEEKIHESPKSMTLPLIVLAVLSAIGGAIGIPESLGGNHWLSHWLAPVIQHHGEAPDHATEYILMAVSVVGVLISIAFAYNKYVKQNHVPVADEGQRSALAKLSYHKFYIDEIYDTVIRKPLDALSVFFYKVFDKKIIDGIVNGLGWGTSEASKGVRLLQSGNVGFYIFMMVVGIISLLLYTYLSL, encoded by the coding sequence ATGATAAATTTAGTTTGGCTGGTTCCGTTAATTCCTCTTTTAGGCTTTATCATCAACGGTCTTGGGAGAAATACATTATCCAAAAACCTGATCGGTTTTATTGGGAGTAGCGTGATATTCATCTCTTTTGTGATTAGTATCGGCATCTTTTTAGCTTTAGGCAATGATGCTGTAAAATCTCACGAGATTTTCCTGTTTGACTGGATCAGTGCGGGTACATTAAAAATTCCGGTATCTTTTCTGGTAGATCCGCTGAGTTCAATTATGTTACTGATCATTACCGGAATCGGATTCCTGATTCATGTATATTCTATTGGTTATATGCATGATGACGAGGGATTTGGAAAGTTCTTCAGCTATTTAAACCTGTTTATCTTTTTCATGCTGCTGCTGGTTCTCGGATCAAACTATATCGTGATGTTTATCGGATGGGAAGGCGTTGGTTTATGCTCTTACCTGCTGATCGGCTTCTGGTTTACCAACAGCAGTTATGCTACAGCTGCGAAAAAAGCCTTTGTGATGAACCGTATTGGTGATCTTGGGTTCTTAATCGCTGTATTCCTGATCTTCACTACTTTTGGTAGTGTGGAGTTCTCTAAAGTATTTCCGCAGGCTGGCAATATGCTTTCCGGCAATTCTACTATAGCTTTAATCGCGTTATTATTATTTGTTGGTGCCTGTGGTAAATCGGCACAGATACCATTGTTTACCTGGTTACCTGATGCGATGGCTGGTCCGACACCAGTTTCTGCCCTGATTCACGCAGCAACGATGGTAACGGCTGGAATTTATATGATTGCCCGTTCAAATGTGTTATTTGACCTGGCTCCTGTAGTACAGCATCTGATTGCAATCATCGGTCTGGCAACAGCTGTTATGGGCGCATTGGTTGCCCTGACACAAACGGATATTAAAAAAGTTCTGGCTTACTCTACGGTTTCCCAGCTTGGTTATATGTTCCTGGGATTAGGTGTTGGCGCATACAATGGTTCATTCTTCCACGTAATTACACATGCTTTCTTTAAGGCGTTGTTGTTCTTGTGTGCCGGGTCTGTAATTCATGCAATGCACCATGAGCAGGATATGAGACATATGGGTGGTTTACGTAAAAAACTTCCTGTTACATTCCTGACTATGCTGATTGGTACGATTGCTATCGCAGGCTTACCACCATTCTCAGGTTTCTTCTCTAAAGACGAAATTCTTTCTCATGTATATGAGTACAACAAAGTAATGTGGGCTATAGGTGTATTTACTGCCTTCCTGACCGCATTCTATATGTTCAGAATGTTGTTCCTTACATTTTTTGGTAAATACAGAGGAACTCACCATGCTGAAGAAAAAATTCATGAATCACCAAAAAGCATGACTCTTCCATTAATTGTTCTTGCCGTGCTTTCTGCTATTGGTGGTGCAATTGGTATTCCTGAGTCATTGGGTGGAAATCATTGGTTATCGCATTGGCTTGCCCCGGTTATCCAGCATCATGGAGAAGCACCGGATCATGCTACTGAATATATTTTAATGGCGGTCTCAGTTGTAGGGGTATTGATTTCTATCGCATTTGCATATAACAAATATGTGAAGCAGAATCATGTTCCTGTGGCAGACGAAGGACAACGTTCAGCATTGGCTAAACTCTCTTATCATAAGTTTTATATTGACGAGATTTACGATACAGTAATCAGAAAACCTCTGGATGCTTTATCAGTATTCTTTTATAAGGTGTTTGATAAGAAAATTATTGATGGTATTGTCAATGGTTTAGGATGGGGCACATCAGAAGCGAGCAAGGGTGTCAGATTATTACAATCTGGTAATGTTGGTTTCTATATCTTTATGATGGTGGTTGGAATCATCTCGTTGTTATTGTATACTTATTTATCTCTATAA
- a CDS encoding complex I subunit 4 family protein — MEQLLILLIFLPVVGALVTAFTGNAAKHVALVFAVASLALTAVVAGQFVPDASTQFVVNLPWIQDLGISFHAGIDGISLITVLLTNVLVPVIILASYQHNYKSPAGFFALILFMQAGLLVVFTAMDAFLFYIGWEAALIPIYFICAIWGGKDRIKVNMKFFVYTIAGSLFMLLGIIYLYLQNPAHNFDIQALYQLHLDPVQQGWIFWSFFIAFAIKMPVFPFHTWQPDTYTEAPAAGTMLLSGIMLKMGIYGVIRWLLPIVPAGVQDWGNTAIILSVIGIVYASLIAFKQRDAKRLVAYSSIAHVGLISAGIFALNMQGLQGAMIQMLSHGINVIGLFFVLDIVFSRVKTNTIAELGGIAKSAPKLAIAFLIIVLGTVALPGTNGFIGEFLLLIGIYQYNIWAVVFAGLTVIFGAVYMFRMYQNIMLGKTNELTVGFADIKGTEQIVLGIICILIIVLGVYPKPILHLSEASVQQLLEQVNQKLTSVK; from the coding sequence ATGGAACAACTTTTAATACTTCTTATATTTCTGCCAGTAGTTGGTGCACTGGTTACAGCATTTACCGGCAATGCCGCTAAACATGTAGCCCTGGTTTTTGCTGTTGCTTCACTGGCACTGACAGCAGTTGTTGCCGGACAGTTTGTTCCGGATGCAAGTACACAATTTGTCGTTAACTTACCCTGGATTCAGGATCTTGGAATTAGTTTCCATGCAGGTATCGATGGGATCAGCTTAATCACTGTATTACTGACCAACGTATTGGTTCCTGTAATTATTCTGGCAAGTTATCAGCATAATTATAAATCGCCGGCTGGCTTCTTTGCATTAATTCTATTTATGCAGGCTGGTTTACTGGTTGTATTTACAGCAATGGATGCTTTCCTTTTCTATATCGGATGGGAAGCAGCTTTAATTCCAATTTATTTCATCTGTGCAATCTGGGGTGGTAAGGATCGTATTAAAGTAAACATGAAGTTCTTTGTTTACACCATTGCAGGTTCTTTGTTCATGTTATTGGGTATTATTTACCTGTACCTGCAGAACCCGGCACATAATTTTGATATACAGGCACTTTATCAGCTTCATCTGGATCCTGTTCAGCAAGGCTGGATATTCTGGTCATTCTTTATTGCTTTTGCTATAAAAATGCCGGTTTTCCCATTCCATACCTGGCAGCCGGATACCTATACTGAAGCTCCTGCTGCAGGTACGATGCTACTTTCGGGTATCATGTTGAAAATGGGTATTTATGGTGTGATCAGATGGTTATTACCGATTGTACCGGCGGGTGTACAGGATTGGGGTAATACAGCAATCATCCTTTCTGTTATCGGTATAGTATATGCGTCTTTAATTGCTTTTAAACAAAGAGATGCAAAGAGACTGGTTGCTTATTCTTCGATTGCTCACGTTGGGCTGATTTCTGCAGGTATTTTTGCTTTAAATATGCAGGGATTACAGGGGGCAATGATTCAGATGCTGAGTCACGGTATTAACGTAATCGGATTGTTCTTTGTGCTGGACATTGTTTTCTCAAGAGTGAAAACCAATACTATTGCTGAATTGGGTGGTATCGCAAAATCCGCACCTAAACTGGCTATCGCATTTCTGATTATTGTATTGGGAACAGTTGCTCTGCCAGGAACCAACGGGTTTATCGGCGAGTTCCTGTTATTGATTGGTATTTACCAGTACAATATCTGGGCTGTCGTATTTGCCGGTCTTACTGTTATCTTTGGTGCGGTGTATATGTTCCGTATGTACCAGAATATCATGTTAGGTAAAACCAATGAGCTTACTGTTGGCTTTGCAGACATTAAAGGAACAGAGCAGATTGTATTAGGTATAATTTGTATTCTGATTATCGTACTGGGAGTATATCCTAAGCCTATTCTGCATTTATCAGAAGCTTCGGTACAACAATTATTAGAACAGGTAAATCAAAAATTAACATCGGTAAAATAA
- a CDS encoding NADH-quinone oxidoreductase subunit N gives MNIIITIVVTALAVLYAGLFKAKKALLPLTLLGLLISLTFAVTAWNSNTVYYGMMEMDNFAIAFSSLTILGTIFIFLLTQNYFSKNSENIAEYYTLILFALSGIVIMVSYTNMSMLFIGIEIMSVALYILAGIRKNNFASNEASLKYFLMGAFSTGFLLFGITLVYGATGSFSLHAINQYLIGNYQAVSPLFYPGVILIMIGLCFKIGAAPFHFWTPDVYEGAPSLITAFMSTVVKTAGFAAFLRLFAGTFAPLHDFWMPPLMAIVCITLFIGNVTALFQKNFKRMLAYSSISHAGYLLFSLITLTANSANNVMVYAAAYTFASIIAFAVLILVKQKTGHDTFESFNGLGKRNPLVALALTIAMLSLAGIPLTAGFIGKYMMFLNVMNEYQIYLVAFAILNALVGFYYYLKVIVAMYFKEGSEIVLETPVQYKVVLILSVIITIFLGVYPTIILNLI, from the coding sequence ATGAATATCATTATAACAATTGTTGTTACAGCTTTAGCGGTGCTTTATGCAGGTTTATTCAAAGCGAAGAAAGCTTTGTTACCACTAACTCTTTTGGGACTGCTCATCTCTCTGACCTTTGCGGTTACTGCCTGGAATTCTAATACGGTGTATTACGGAATGATGGAAATGGACAATTTTGCAATTGCCTTTTCATCTCTTACTATTTTAGGGACTATTTTTATCTTTTTGCTGACACAGAATTATTTTTCAAAGAACAGTGAAAATATAGCTGAATATTATACGCTGATCTTATTTGCTCTTTCGGGTATTGTGATCATGGTTTCTTATACCAACATGTCTATGCTGTTTATCGGTATAGAGATTATGTCTGTTGCACTGTATATCCTTGCAGGTATCAGGAAGAACAATTTTGCTTCCAATGAGGCTTCTTTAAAATATTTCCTGATGGGTGCCTTTTCAACAGGCTTCCTTTTATTCGGGATTACTTTGGTTTATGGTGCAACCGGATCATTTAGTCTGCATGCCATTAATCAATACCTGATTGGAAACTATCAGGCGGTATCTCCGCTGTTTTATCCGGGTGTAATCCTGATCATGATTGGATTATGTTTCAAAATCGGTGCTGCACCTTTCCACTTCTGGACTCCGGATGTATATGAAGGCGCACCTTCTTTAATTACGGCCTTTATGTCTACGGTAGTGAAAACTGCTGGTTTTGCGGCTTTCCTTCGTCTTTTTGCAGGAACTTTCGCACCGCTTCATGACTTCTGGATGCCACCTTTAATGGCTATAGTATGTATTACCCTGTTTATCGGTAACGTTACAGCCCTTTTCCAGAAGAACTTCAAAAGAATGCTTGCTTATTCAAGTATTTCACATGCAGGTTACCTGTTATTCTCTTTAATTACACTGACGGCTAATTCAGCTAACAATGTAATGGTTTATGCAGCGGCCTACACTTTTGCGAGTATTATTGCTTTTGCGGTATTAATTCTCGTGAAACAAAAAACGGGTCATGATACTTTTGAAAGTTTCAACGGGTTAGGAAAACGTAATCCTTTAGTTGCGCTTGCGTTAACTATTGCTATGCTTTCTCTGGCAGGTATACCACTTACAGCTGGTTTTATTGGAAAATACATGATGTTCTTAAATGTGATGAATGAATACCAGATTTATCTGGTCGCATTTGCTATTTTAAATGCTCTTGTAGGGTTTTACTATTACTTAAAGGTGATTGTTGCCATGTACTTTAAAGAAGGTTCTGAGATCGTATTAGAAACACCTGTTCAATATAAGGTTGTTTTAATTTTATCGGTAATCATCACAATATTCTTAGGGGTTTATCCAACTATAATATTAAATCTGATTTAG
- a CDS encoding DedA family protein, protein MHDFWTSVHHFIDPEKLLKEGGFYVLIFVIFAETGLFFGFFLPGDYLLFLAGMFVATGKLDVNIYVLIFGLIVSAVSGNFTGYWFGKKTGPVLYDRKDTLFFKKRYLKAAEAYYHKQGAFALIMGRFVPIVRTFAPIIAGVVKLDFRKFALYNICGAFLWITSLTLLGYFLGKKFEKEINAYLLYIIVGFMVITTIPLLITFLKKRVHTNEENK, encoded by the coding sequence ATGCACGATTTCTGGACCTCCGTACATCACTTTATTGATCCTGAGAAATTACTTAAAGAAGGCGGTTTTTATGTCCTGATCTTCGTGATTTTTGCTGAGACAGGATTATTTTTTGGCTTTTTCTTACCTGGAGATTACTTACTGTTTCTTGCCGGGATGTTCGTGGCGACGGGTAAACTTGATGTGAACATCTATGTGCTCATCTTTGGTTTAATTGTTTCTGCCGTTTCAGGTAATTTTACAGGTTATTGGTTTGGGAAGAAGACCGGACCGGTTCTATACGATCGTAAAGACACTCTTTTCTTCAAAAAGCGTTATCTTAAGGCCGCAGAAGCTTACTATCATAAACAGGGTGCTTTTGCTTTAATCATGGGCAGGTTTGTACCAATTGTAAGAACTTTTGCCCCGATTATTGCCGGTGTTGTCAAACTGGACTTCAGGAAATTCGCACTATATAATATTTGTGGTGCTTTTTTATGGATAACATCTTTAACTTTGCTGGGCTATTTTCTTGGCAAGAAATTTGAAAAGGAAATCAACGCTTACCTGCTTTATATTATTGTGGGTTTTATGGTTATAACTACTATCCCTCTGCTTATTACTTTTTTAAAAAAGAGGGTACATACAAACGAAGAGAATAAATAA
- a CDS encoding inorganic diphosphatase: protein MQIDTKHPWHSVSPGANLPESVNAIIEIPKGSKAKYEIDKDSNLIKLDRVLFSSVMYPANYGFIPQTYCDDNDPLDILVLCSVDVYPLSIVEAKVIGVMHMVDNGEQDDKIIAVAKNDMSVNYINDISELPPHQMKEIVRFFQDYKALEEKNVTIEKLMGVTYAYKVIEESIELYNSTFRQNS from the coding sequence ATGCAAATAGACACAAAACATCCCTGGCACAGTGTTTCTCCAGGTGCTAATTTACCAGAATCGGTAAATGCTATTATTGAAATTCCAAAAGGATCAAAAGCTAAATACGAAATAGATAAAGACTCTAACTTAATTAAATTGGATCGTGTCCTGTTTTCTTCTGTGATGTATCCGGCAAACTATGGTTTCATTCCTCAGACTTACTGTGATGATAATGACCCATTGGATATTCTTGTTTTATGTTCTGTTGATGTCTATCCTTTATCTATTGTTGAGGCAAAAGTTATCGGTGTAATGCACATGGTGGATAATGGTGAGCAGGATGATAAAATCATCGCTGTTGCAAAAAATGATATGTCAGTAAATTACATTAACGATATTTCAGAATTGCCACCACACCAGATGAAAGAAATCGTAAGATTTTTCCAGGATTATAAAGCTTTAGAAGAAAAGAACGTTACTATCGAAAAACTGATGGGCGTTACTTATGCTTATAAGGTAATTGAAGAAAGTATTGAACTTTATAATAGTACATTTAGACAAAACTCTTAA
- a CDS encoding hemolysin family protein, with protein MGFQIFLTFFLVVLNGFFVAAEFAIVKVRASQIEIKAKSGNRVANIAKYITQHLDGYLAATQLGITLASLGLGWVGESVMEHLLHNLLTALNQSPEFIDSFSKTASPIIAFSFITIMHIVFGELAPKSIAIQRPVATTLFISVPLQVFYMVFRPFIWLLNGFATFILKGFGISTAGGHEAVHSTEELYYLLDQGRESGALDNNEHELIRNVFDFNERVVKNIMVPRTKISGIELSTPKEEVVKLIIAEGYSRMPVYDDIIDKIIGIVHAKDVLPLLAGNKEWSLKDIIRKPYFVPETKKINDLLSELQQKRIQIAIVIDEFGGTAGMVTLEDIVEEIVGEIQDEYDEEKPTVEKISDTEFVINAYATVYDVNEHLPHDLPEDLDFDTVGGLVSHAFGKIPDVGDSEECYGYLFTILKKTEQNIETIKLELVIGNNDLVDNH; from the coding sequence ATGGGCTTTCAAATATTCTTAACCTTTTTCTTAGTCGTCTTAAACGGCTTTTTCGTTGCAGCTGAGTTTGCAATCGTTAAAGTCAGAGCGTCGCAAATAGAAATTAAGGCTAAATCTGGTAATAGAGTAGCTAATATTGCTAAATATATTACACAACATCTTGATGGATACCTGGCTGCCACGCAGCTGGGTATTACATTAGCATCACTGGGATTAGGCTGGGTTGGAGAATCTGTAATGGAACATCTGTTACACAATTTATTAACCGCATTAAATCAATCCCCGGAATTTATCGATTCCTTCTCCAAAACTGCTTCTCCAATCATCGCATTTAGTTTTATTACTATCATGCATATTGTATTCGGAGAACTTGCACCAAAATCAATAGCTATTCAGCGCCCTGTTGCCACCACACTTTTTATCTCTGTTCCGTTACAGGTTTTCTATATGGTGTTCAGACCGTTTATCTGGTTACTGAATGGATTTGCTACTTTTATTTTAAAAGGGTTTGGTATTTCAACAGCCGGTGGGCATGAAGCGGTTCACAGTACTGAAGAACTTTATTACCTGTTAGATCAGGGAAGAGAGAGTGGTGCCTTAGATAATAATGAGCACGAACTCATCCGCAACGTTTTTGATTTCAATGAACGTGTGGTTAAAAATATTATGGTTCCGAGAACTAAAATCTCGGGTATCGAGCTGTCTACACCTAAAGAAGAGGTAGTAAAGCTGATTATTGCTGAAGGTTATTCAAGAATGCCTGTCTATGATGATATCATTGACAAGATCATAGGTATTGTCCATGCTAAAGATGTATTACCTCTGCTGGCAGGAAATAAAGAGTGGTCATTAAAAGATATTATCAGAAAGCCTTATTTTGTCCCTGAGACGAAAAAAATTAATGATCTGCTAAGTGAGCTGCAGCAGAAACGGATTCAGATTGCCATTGTAATTGATGAATTTGGTGGTACTGCCGGTATGGTTACCCTTGAAGATATAGTGGAAGAGATTGTAGGAGAGATTCAGGATGAATACGATGAAGAGAAACCTACTGTAGAAAAGATCTCTGATACAGAATTCGTGATCAATGCCTACGCAACTGTTTATGATGTCAATGAACATCTGCCTCATGATTTACCTGAAGATCTGGATTTTGATACTGTAGGTGGTCTGGTGTCTCATGCTTTTGGAAAAATTCCTGATGTAGGAGATAGTGAGGAATGTTATGGATATTTATTTACTATTCTTAAAAAGACAGAACAAAATATTGAGACCATCAAGCTTGAATTGGTGATCGGTAATAATGATCTGGTAGATAATCACTAA
- a CDS encoding 16S rRNA (uracil(1498)-N(3))-methyltransferase: protein MHVFYTPDITSETYSLNEEESRHCMKVLRLVIGDVVHLIDGQGGLFEAEIIAESKRNVTLRVLKTSREYQKRNHSLHIAVAPTKNIDRLEWFLEKATEIGIDTITPLICERSERKIVKEERLNKVITSAVKQSLQAYHPLLNDAVGFKEFISKETADYKMIAHCVDDEPRGFISQVSKPGQRYLILIGPEGDFTPNEIQLALQNDFKPLTLGNTRLRTETAALAACFEVNYLNR, encoded by the coding sequence ATGCACGTTTTTTATACGCCAGATATTACTTCTGAAACTTATAGTCTGAATGAAGAAGAAAGCCGGCATTGTATGAAAGTACTGCGGCTGGTCATTGGCGATGTTGTTCATCTGATAGATGGTCAGGGTGGCCTGTTTGAAGCAGAGATCATAGCAGAATCCAAACGGAATGTAACACTGCGCGTACTGAAAACCAGCAGGGAATATCAGAAGAGGAACCACAGTCTTCATATAGCTGTAGCGCCCACTAAAAATATAGACAGGCTGGAGTGGTTCCTTGAAAAAGCTACTGAGATCGGTATAGATACGATTACGCCGCTGATCTGTGAACGTTCAGAACGGAAGATTGTCAAAGAAGAACGTCTGAATAAAGTGATAACTTCGGCAGTTAAGCAGTCTTTGCAGGCTTATCATCCCTTGTTAAATGATGCAGTTGGTTTCAAAGAATTTATCAGTAAAGAAACTGCTGACTATAAAATGATAGCACACTGTGTAGATGATGAACCGCGCGGTTTTATCAGTCAGGTATCCAAACCAGGACAGCGTTATCTGATTCTTATTGGCCCTGAAGGTGATTTTACACCAAATGAAATTCAGCTGGCTTTGCAAAATGACTTTAAACCATTAACTTTAGGTAATACACGTCTCAGGACTGAAACTGCTGCTTTGGCAGCATGTTTTGAGGTGAATTACTTAAATCGATGA
- a CDS encoding DUF4159 domain-containing protein: MKVRLIILFSLLVLLTSSFRTPAYQLARLKYNGGGDWYGNRTALINLVAFCNQQLHTNFAPDEAIAEVGSPDLFNYPFIYMTGHGNVVFNAQEAQNLRRYLTGGGFLHIDDNYGLDKYVRVQMKKVFPELSFVELPVNHPVYSQKFKFGNGLPKIHEHDGKRAQGFALIWEGRVVCYYSYESDLGNGWEDFGTYPEDTAEKRNNALKMGANLISYVLTH, translated from the coding sequence ATGAAAGTCAGACTTATAATCCTTTTTTCTTTATTGGTTTTACTGACAAGCAGCTTTCGGACACCTGCTTACCAGCTGGCAAGACTTAAATATAATGGCGGCGGAGACTGGTATGGAAACAGAACTGCACTGATTAATCTGGTCGCTTTCTGTAATCAGCAGCTTCACACCAATTTTGCTCCCGACGAAGCAATCGCGGAAGTTGGTAGTCCTGATCTCTTCAATTATCCTTTTATCTATATGACCGGGCATGGCAATGTAGTATTCAATGCCCAGGAAGCACAAAATCTCCGGCGCTATTTAACAGGCGGCGGGTTTTTGCATATTGATGATAACTATGGTCTGGACAAGTATGTAAGGGTGCAGATGAAAAAGGTATTTCCGGAATTATCATTTGTAGAATTGCCGGTTAATCATCCTGTTTACAGCCAAAAGTTTAAATTTGGGAACGGACTGCCTAAAATACATGAGCATGACGGGAAAAGAGCTCAGGGATTTGCCCTGATCTGGGAAGGAAGAGTAGTCTGTTATTATTCTTATGAGAGCGATTTAGGGAACGGCTGGGAAGACTTTGGTACTTATCCTGAGGATACAGCTGAAAAGAGGAATAATGCGCTTAAAATGGGCGCAAATTTAATTAGTTATGTTTTAACCCATTGA
- a CDS encoding biotin/lipoyl-containing protein — protein MYKIKVNDTYDFDLSAANDSLQLNGEAIPVDVRELKDGHIHFLYRNKSYNAEVVSENHDDKTSVIKINGKLYEVAIEDQFDSLLKAMGMGAGSGKGAAEVKAPMPGLVLSINVTEGQEVQKGDNLLVLEAMKMENMLKSSTDGTVKKIHIVKGDKVEKNQVLIEFVS, from the coding sequence ATGTATAAGATAAAAGTAAATGATACTTATGATTTTGATTTGTCGGCTGCAAATGACTCCTTACAGCTGAATGGTGAAGCGATTCCTGTAGACGTCAGAGAACTTAAAGATGGCCATATTCATTTTCTTTACAGAAACAAATCTTATAATGCAGAAGTTGTTTCAGAGAATCATGATGATAAGACCTCAGTAATTAAAATAAACGGGAAATTATATGAAGTGGCTATTGAAGATCAGTTTGATAGTTTGCTGAAAGCAATGGGAATGGGTGCGGGTAGTGGTAAAGGGGCAGCTGAAGTTAAGGCACCGATGCCTGGTCTGGTACTGAGCATTAATGTAACCGAAGGGCAGGAAGTTCAAAAGGGGGATAACCTGCTGGTGCTGGAGGCTATGAAAATGGAGAATATGCTCAAGTCATCTACGGATGGTACGGTTAAGAAAATCCATATCGTGAAGGGAGATAAAGTAGAAAAGAATCAGGTTTTAATAGAATTTGTATCATAA
- a CDS encoding SUMF1/EgtB/PvdO family nonheme iron enzyme has product MEKTYLYSFAFLLSVSSLISCTSKKSATSEKTGLAYNRPENGGFQVNNKFKRGPGPGLVEIEGGVFVMSGSATNVPGQELKDYNHKRETTVSSFYMDETEVSNTNWLEYLNWIRKVDPTNYEYYYDELPDTLVWRRPLSYNEPYVDNYLRHPAYQDYPVVGVSWEQAQRYCVWRTNIVNESLLREQNYMTSYKDLNGTGKNGKKTNAAATAAKPTGPFNTDIYLNGQYDDKGTKAMKDFGPAATAANANGKGPKGGATRNVRLEDGIVKQPYRLPTEAEWEYAALGLIGNTSYENISNNKIYPWDGLGISSAKNKTRGLILANFKRTKGDYMGVGGMLNDKGSITVPVRSYVPNDFGLYNMAGNVNEWVADVYRSNTFADADALNPYRGNYYQDKKVADALTGRLEKDAYNRPIMTAAVSGKKQTWAEKQAAAAKADTLKNSYADQRGFRDEESKLYGEITLVNNKSRVYKGGSWNDQALWLNPATRRFMQQDESTADIGFRCAMTMLGASEIRSVGKPQFKPKQQKPFNAKKR; this is encoded by the coding sequence ATGGAAAAAACATACCTATATTCATTTGCTTTTTTATTGTCTGTTTCCTCATTAATTTCGTGCACGTCTAAAAAAAGTGCAACTTCCGAAAAAACAGGATTAGCATACAATAGACCAGAAAACGGAGGGTTTCAGGTAAATAATAAATTTAAACGCGGACCTGGTCCGGGTTTGGTTGAAATTGAAGGCGGTGTATTTGTGATGAGCGGCAGCGCAACCAATGTTCCGGGACAGGAACTTAAAGATTATAACCATAAAAGAGAAACTACCGTATCCTCCTTTTATATGGATGAAACTGAAGTTTCCAATACCAACTGGTTAGAATATCTGAACTGGATCAGAAAAGTTGATCCTACAAACTACGAATACTATTATGATGAGCTGCCTGATACACTGGTTTGGCGCAGACCTCTTTCTTATAATGAACCTTACGTTGATAATTATTTAAGACATCCGGCCTATCAGGATTATCCTGTTGTAGGTGTAAGCTGGGAACAGGCACAAAGATACTGTGTCTGGAGAACCAATATCGTGAATGAGTCTCTTTTAAGGGAACAAAACTATATGACCAGTTATAAAGATCTGAACGGCACTGGCAAAAACGGCAAAAAGACCAATGCGGCAGCAACTGCGGCTAAACCTACAGGACCATTTAATACGGATATTTATCTGAATGGTCAGTATGATGATAAAGGAACTAAAGCGATGAAGGACTTTGGCCCTGCTGCTACTGCTGCAAACGCAAATGGTAAAGGACCAAAAGGCGGTGCAACAAGAAATGTGAGACTGGAAGACGGTATTGTTAAACAGCCTTACCGCCTGCCAACTGAGGCTGAATGGGAATATGCAGCTTTAGGTCTGATTGGAAATACGAGTTATGAGAACATCTCTAACAACAAAATCTATCCATGGGATGGTTTAGGTATCAGTTCTGCAAAAAACAAGACCCGCGGTTTAATTCTGGCCAACTTTAAAAGAACCAAAGGAGATTATATGGGTGTTGGTGGTATGCTGAATGATAAAGGAAGTATTACTGTCCCTGTACGTTCTTATGTACCTAACGATTTTGGTTTATATAATATGGCAGGTAACGTAAACGAATGGGTAGCCGATGTTTATCGTTCCAATACCTTTGCTGATGCTGATGCATTAAATCCATACAGAGGAAACTATTATCAGGATAAAAAAGTAGCAGATGCACTTACGGGCAGACTGGAGAAAGATGCCTATAACAGACCAATCATGACTGCTGCTGTATCTGGAAAAAAGCAAACCTGGGCAGAAAAACAGGCAGCTGCAGCTAAAGCCGATACTTTAAAAAATTCTTATGCTGACCAGAGAGGTTTCCGCGATGAAGAAAGCAAACTCTACGGAGAAATCACCCTGGTAAACAATAAATCAAGAGTTTATAAAGGTGGATCATGGAATGATCAGGCACTGTGGTTAAATCCTGCTACCAGACGTTTTATGCAACAGGATGAATCTACAGCTGATATAGGCTTCCGTTGTGCGATGACAATGCTGGGTGCTTCTGAGATCCGCTCTGTCGGTAAACCTCAGTTTAAGCCTAAACAACAAAAGCCATTTAATGCCAAGAAGAGATAA